In Babylonia areolata isolate BAREFJ2019XMU chromosome 19, ASM4173473v1, whole genome shotgun sequence, a single window of DNA contains:
- the LOC143293896 gene encoding uncharacterized protein LOC143293896 — protein sequence MTRIPRTKAEFDRMELIDQSDVKRALVKSRFSAMCDALNPQWLQDFSPVLHGSDMEELELKRQRHAKSRVIQDLLFGIQRSLHRDPTWWQILEGILRREGFFELYQVMNPWEDRHGEGAAGGDDGRGGRGGGGGGGGGGGGGGDKGLGGTGHGATPRTTARGTPSYPPPLPAPACCQTPPYTPSTPLSHTAGIHQLLAPLCEEDDVLWRDLAEGLRLTYGDQIQIVKECRNGDIARKLLHHYISRYQEAATVDNLVRALQTLGVEGLRVVREMERRKLIQPLERAGSEADGEVGGTVYDDDREGGTSATASQAPTPRLPPAASHTQANLFLPGSVTGGEKPTRDANLSEHLPKKEGCERKDLPCLDKLVPRNNEAVSRHELLGLPTAVSTETDMQGDRYGNSSSTDSIVDNASQLNIASPLDPAPVPEKKESNLRHADTANEDTDVARSREEVHQDCPPGTDSPPSSPHQSPRAEAPLPPFSDLLQPPQEEAVDQQRALVPGAPQQEEAVDQQGASAPQTAQRPEPHFPAQPSTTQTIIFNINKVSEICLANDVRTGGDERPRYDRFTLGSNDSSFSPGQTETGSYSQTSPTEEGTGPWSENHEGGSGESTLESYRPHPTDRTAHETHPKLRLHQEEEQHLSESEHVSEEEEDVSDINLRTTYGVRHDDSAVSLLGCPEDPQGRWLRSTGSPLGNGTAAFSCEDTEEPDMHHSAGNHPPAPTPAPAPAPPPQHDNQVGEQFPSPPPPAPAPRGGVVTCFFNAIKDAYLGLE from the exons atggAGCTTATCGACCAGAGCGACGTCAAAAGAGCCCTGGTCAAGAGCAGGTTCAGCGCAATGTGTGACGCGTTGAATCCTCAGTGGCTGCAGGACTTTTCGCCTGTGCTTCACGGAAGTGATATG GAGGAGCTAGAGttgaaaagacagagacatgccAAAAGCAGAGTGATCCAGGACCTGCTGTTTGGAATCCAGCGTTCCCTGCATAGAGATCCCACCTGGTGGCAGATTTTGGAGGGAATATTGAGAAGAGAAGGCTTCTTTGAGCTGTACCAGGTCATGA aTCCGTGGGAGGACAGGCATGGAGAGGGCGCGGCAGGGGGAGATGATggcagagggggaaggggaggaggaggagggggaggaggaggaggaggaggagggggggataaagGACTTGGGGGAACGGGCCACGGAGCGACACCACGGACCACAGCCAGAGGGaccccctcctacccaccccctcttcccgctCCCGCATGTTGCCAGACTCCCCCCTACACGCCCAGCACCCCCCTGTCCCACACCGCTGGCATCCATCAACTCCTGGCGCCGCTGTGCGAGGAAGATGACGTGCTGTGGAGAGATTTGGCCGAAGGACTGC GCCTCACTTATGGGGACCAGATCCAGATCGTGAAGGAATGCAGGAACGGCGACATTGCCCGAAAGCTGCTGCACCACTACATCTCACGCTACCAGGAGGCGGCCACCGTGGACAATCTGGTCAGAGCCCTGCAGACGCTGGGGGTGGAAGGgctgagggtggtgagggagatgGAGCGAAGGAAGCTCATCCAACCCCTGGAGCGGGCCGGCAGCGAAGcggacggggaggtggggggcacagtgtatgacgatgaCAGAGAAGGCGGCACGAGCGCCACGGCGTCTCAAGCCCCGACCCCACGACTTCCACCCGCCGCTAGCCACACCCAGGCTAACCTGTTCCTCCCGGGCAGTGTCACAGGAGGCGAGAAACCCACCCGGGACGCCAACCTGTCTGAACACCTGCCCAAAAAGGAGGGCTGTGAGAGGAAAGACCTCCCCTGTCTGGATAAACTGGTACCCAGAAACAATGAAGCAGTGAGCCGACACGAGCTTCTGGGCCTGCCAACAGCAGtcagcacagaaacagacatgcaggGTGACCGGTACGGAAACAGCTCTTCCACAGACTCCATCGTGGACAACGCCAGTCAGCTCAACATTGCCAGTCCTCTCGACCCAGCACCAGTGCCAGAGAAAAAAGAATCGAACCTCAGACACGCTGACACGGCCAATGAAGACACAGACGTTGCGAGGAGCAGGGAAGAAGTCCACCAAGACTGCCCTCCTGGGACGGACTCTCCACCCTCCAGTCCCCACCAGAGTCCTCGCGCTGAGGCGCCCCTTCCTCCCTTTTCAGATCTGCTTCAGCCACCACAAGAGGAAGCAGTGGATCAACAAAGAGCATTAGTACCTGGGGCACCGCAGCAAGAGGAAGCAGTAGATCAACAAGGAGCGTCAGCGCCACAAACGGCACAACGGCCTGAGCCACACTttccagcacagcccagcacaacacagaccATAATTTTCAACATAAACAAAGTAAGTGAGATATGCCTTGCCAACGACGTCAGAACGGGCGGAGATGAGAGGCCAAGGTATGACCGCTTCACACTAGGATCGAACGATTCTTCGTTCAGCCCAGGACAAACAGAGACTGGTAGCTACAGCCAAACGTCTCCAACGGAAGAGGGGACCGGCCCTTGGAGCGAGAaccacgaggggggttcaggggaGAGCACGCTGGAGTCCTATCGACCCCATCCAACGGACCGCACAGCCCACGAAACCCATCCCAAATTAAGGCTTCACCAAGAAGAGGAGCAACATCTCTCCGAATCTGAACACGTgtctgaggaagaagaggatgtttCTGACATAAACCTGAGAACTACCTACGGAGTTAGACATGATGACAGCGCTGTGTCACTACTCGGGTGTCCAGAAGACCCCCAGGGGAGGTGGCTGAGAAGCACCGGCTCGCCGCTCGGGAACGGGACAGCTGCCTTCAGCTGTGAGGACACAGAGGAGCCGGACATGCACCACTCTGCAGGGAATCACCccccagcaccaacaccagcaccagcaccagcaccacctccCCAGCATGACAACCAAGTTGGTGAACAGTTTCCTTCtccgccaccaccagcaccagcaccacgaGGCGGTGTGGTAACTTGTTTCTTCAACGCCATTAAAGACGCTTACCTTGGACTGGAGTGA